TGCGCCTCTGGAACGACACTTCGACGGCTTATCCAATCGAGCAGCCAATTCATCAACTGATCGAAGCACAGGTTGCGCGCACGCCCGACGCGCCAGCGCTGGTGTTCGGTGAGCAGACCCTGAGCTACGCCGAAGTGGATGCCCGGGCCAATCGTCTGGCGCATCTGCTGCGTGAGCAGGGCGTGCGGGCGGACAGTCTGGTTGGCATCTGCGCCCAGCGCTCGCTGGAAATGGTCGTCGGCCTGCTGGCCATTCTCAAGGCCGGTGGCGCCTATGTGCCGCTGGACCCGGAGTACCCGCAGGAACGTCTGGCCTACATGATCGAGGACAGCGGCATCACCTTGTTGCTGACGCAAAGCGCGCTGTTGGCGGCGCTGCCAACTGATGGCGTGCAGGTCATTACGCTGGATCAGCCGGGCCTGCTCGATGGCTACAGTGAGAGCCGTCCCGAGGTCTGCGTCGATCCGTTGAATCTTGCGTATGTGATTTACACCTCCGGCTCCACCGGCAAGCCCAAAGGTGCGGGCAACAGCCACGCGGCGCTGGTTAACCGCTTGTGCTGGATGCAGCAAGCCTATGCGCTTGACGCCAGTGATTCGGTGTTGCAGAAAACCCCGTTCAGTTTCGACGTATCGGTCTGGGAGTTCTTCTGGCCGCTGCTCACCGGTGCGCGACTGGTCGTCGCCGCGCCGGGGGCACACCGCGATCCGCTGCAACTGATCGACACCATCAACCGCTACGGCATCAGCACGCTGCACTTTGTGCCGTCGATGTTGCAGGCGTTCATTCACGAACCGGGCGTCGAGACGTGCACGGGGCTCAAGCGCATTGTCTGCAGCGGTGAAGCGTTACCGCTGGATGCGCAACTGCAAGTCTTCGCCAAGCTGCCGAACGCCGGCCTCTACAACCTCTACGGTCCGACCGAAGCGGCGATCGACGTCACCCACTGGACCTGCGTCGACGAAGGCGCCGACAGCGTGCCGATCGGTCGACCGATTGCCAACCTGCGCACCCACGTGCTCGACGCCGAGCTGTTGCCGGTGCCAAGTGGCGTGGCTGGCGAACTGTATCTGGGCGGCGCCGGGCTGGCACGCAGTTATCACCAGCGTCCGGCACTGACCGCCGAACGTTTTGTGCCGTGCCCGTTCCACGACGGCGCGCGCCTGTACCGCACCGGTGACCGTGTGCGTCAGCGCGCCGACGGCGTGATCGAATACCTGGGCCGTCTCGACCATCAGGTGAAGTTGCGTGGCTTGCGCATCGAACTCGGTGAAATCGAAACCCGCCTGATGCAGCACCCGCTGGTGCGCGAAGCGGTGGTGCTGGTGCAGGGCGGCAAGCATCTGGTGGCTTATCTGGTGCTGGAAACCGCTCAGCCAGACGAGCAATGGCAGCAGGACGTCAAGGCCTGGCTGCTGGGCAGTCTGCCGGAATTCATGGTCCCGACCTACCTGCTGACCCTGGACAAACTGCCGGTCACCGCCAACGGCAAACTGGATCGCAAGGCCCTGCCGCAACCGGACGCCGCACCGCAACAAGCCTTCGTTGCGCCGCAGGATGTGCTGCAAAAAGCCTTGGCGGCGATCTGGGAAGACGTGCTGGGCCTGGAACGCGTCGGCCTCGAAGATAACTTCTTCGCGCTGGGCGGCGACTCGATCATCTCCATCCAAGTGGTCAGCCGGGCGCGGCAGGCCGGGATCCGTGTCAGCCCGCGCGATCTGTTCCAGTACCAGACCGTGCGCAGCCTCGCGCTGGTGGCCACGCTGGACAACCAGACCTCGGTGGATCAAGGGCCGGTAACCGGCGCCGCCGTACTCGGGCCGATCCAGCAACACTTCTTCAGCCGGACGATGCCGGTGCGTGAGCACTGGAACCAGTCGCTGCTGCTGACCCCGCGTGAACCATTGAATGCGCAGTGGCTCGATGCAGCGCTGGCGCATGTCATCAACCATCACGATGCCTTGCGCCTGCGTTTTGTCGAAAACGCCGAAGGCTGGCAGCAAAGCCACGGCGCGCCGGTTGCAAGCGCTGACGTGTGGCAGCGCGATGCCGAATCCGTCGAGCAGTTGAACGCCTTGTGCAACGAAGCCCAGCGCAGTCTTGATCTGCACAACGGCCCGCTGCTGCGCGCGTTGCTGGTGAACTTGGCGGATGGCAGTCAGCGTCTGGCGCTGATCATTCACCACCTGGTGGTGGACGGGGTTTCCTGGCGAGTGCTGCTGGAAGATGTGCAGCAGGCTTATGAACAACTGGCGGCGGGGGGCGGCATTCAGTTGCCGGCAAAAACCACGTCCTTCCAGAGCTGGACGACGCGCCTCGAAAGCCAAGCATCACGCTTCGACACCCAACTGAGTTATTGGAAAACCCAGCATCAGGATGCGCAGGATCTGCCGTGCGAACGCCCGCAGGGCAGCCTGCAGAACCTGCATGGCGAGAAAATCGAGTGGCGCCTCGATGCCGAGCGCACCCGGCAACTGCTGCAACAGGCGCCGGCAGCGTATCGCACGCAGGTCAACGATCTGCTGCTGACCGCGCTGGCGCGCACCATCAGCCGCTGGACCCAACAACCGGGCACGCTGATCGAGCTCGAAGGCCATGGCCGCGAAGACTTGTTCGATGACGTCGACTTGAGTCGCACCGTAGGCTGGTTCACCAGCCTGTTCGCGGTCAACCTGAGCGCCGCCGACGATCTCGATGGCTCAATCAAGTCGATCAAGGAGCAACTGCGCGCGGTGCCGGACAAAGGTCTGGGCTATGGCGTGCTGCGTTATCTCGCAGCACCGTCGGTGCGCGCCGAACTGGCGCAGCTGCCGCCGCCACGCATTACCTTCAACTATCTTGGTCAGTTCGATCGTCAGTTCGACGACGCGGCGCTGTTCGTACCGTCCGCTGAAACCAGCGGTGTCGCACAGGACCCGGCAGCGCCGCTGGCCAACTGGCTAACGGTGGAAGGTCAGGTGTACGGCGGCGAACTGTCGATGAGCTGGGGCTTCAGCCGCGAGATGTTCGACAGCGCGACCGTGCAGAAACTGGTGGATGATTACGCCAGCGAGTTGCACGTGTTGATCGAACATTGCTGCACCTTGCAAGCCGCGCAAGCGACGCCGTCGGACTTCCCGCTGGCGCAGGTCACTCAGGCGCAACTCGATGCGCTGCCGGTGCCGGCCGGTCAGCTCGATGACCTTTATCCACTGTCGCCGATGCAACAAGGTTTGCTATTCCACACCCTCTACGAGCAGGCGGCGGGCGAATACATCAACCAGTTGCGCGTCGATGTGCAAGGCGTTGATCCCGAGCGCTTCCGCGCGGCGTGGCAGGCCACCGTTGATGCGCAGGATATTCTGCGCAGCGGGTTCGTCTGGCAGGGCGAACTGGCGCAGCCGCTGCAGATCGTGCACAAGCAGGTGCAGTTGCCGTTCACCACGCTGGACTGGCGCAGCCGAGACAACCAGCCAGCGGCCCTCGCAGCGCTGGCCGACGCCGAGCGTCAGCAGGGCTTTGATCTGACCTGTGCGCCGTTGCTACGGCTGGTGCTGGTGCAGACCGGCGCCGAGCAATGGCACCTGATTTACACCCACCACCACATCCTCATGGATGGCTGGAGCAACTCGCAGTTGCTCGGCGAAGTCTTGCAGCGCTACAGCGGCCGCACGCCGGTAAGCGGTGGTGGCCGTTATCGCGACTACATCGCCTGGCTGCAACGTCAGGACGGCCAACTCAGTCAGGACTTCTGGAGCGGGCAACTGGCTGCGCTGCAAGAGCCGACCCGACTGGCCCGCGCCGCTACCGGCGGGGAAAACCTCAGTGGTCACAGTGACCAATACCTGACGCTGGATGTGCCGCGTACTCAGGCGCTGGAAGCGTTTGCCCGGCAGCAGAAAGTCACCGTCAATACCTTGGTGCAAGCCGCGTGGCTGCTGTTGCTGCAACGCTACACCGGTCACGAAGCGGTGGCGTTCGGCGCCACCGTGGCCGGGCGCCCGGCGGATCTGCCGGGCATCGAGCAACAGGTCGGTCTGTTCATCAACACGTTGCCGGTGATCGGCGCGCCGCGTCCGGATCAGACTGTCGGCCACTGGCTGCAAGCGGTGCAGGCGCAGAACCTCAGCCTGCGCGACTTCGAACACACGCCGCTGGCGGATATTCAGCGCTGGGCGGGGCAGGGCGGCGAGGCGCTGTTCGACAACATTCTGGTGTTCGAAAACTACCCGATTGCCCAGGCGCTGAGTCAGGCCGGGCAAGGGCTGGTGTTCGGTGACGTGGGCAATCTTGAGCAGACGCACTATGCGCTTAGCGTTGCCGTGACATTGGGTCAGCAACTGGCGCTGCATTACAGCTTCGACCGTGGCCAGTTCACCAGTGACGTGATCGAAGGCATCAGTGCGCATCTGCTGCAATTGCTCGAGCAGTTTGCCGTGTCGGCTGAACGCAACCTCGGCGAAATCGCTTTGGCCAGCGCTGACGAGCAGGCGCGCCAGCAAGCTGAAAACCATCCGCAGCCATACCCGGTGGACAAAGGCGTGCATCAGCGTATTGCCGCTTTGGCCGGCGAAAATCCGCAACGCACGGCGGTGATCTTCAACGGTCAGCGCTTCAGCTATGGCGAAATCGATCAGCGCGCCAACCAATTGGCCCACGCGCTGATCGCCCGTGGTGTCGGCCCGGAAACCCGCGTCGGTGTGGCCCTGCCGCGCAGTGAGGCGGTGATCGTCGCGCTGCTGGCGGTGCTCAAGGCTGGCGGCGCCTACGTGCCGCTGGACACCAGCTATCCGCGTGAACGTCTGGCTTATCTGATCGAAGATTCGGGGCTGGCGCTGTTGCTCAGCGACTCGTCGGTGTCGGCGCAATTGCCCGTAGCCGAATCGGTGCCATTGTTGGAGCTGGATCGCCTCGACCTGCGCGAATGGCCGATCAACGCGCCCCAGGTGCAACTTGATCCGCACAACCTCGCGTATGTGATTTACACCTCCGGTTCCACCGGTAATCCGAAAGGCGTCAGCGTCGCTCACGGCCCGTTGGCCATGCACTGCCAGGCCATCGGTCAGCGTTATGAAATGCGCGACAGCGATTGCGAATTCCACTTCATGTCGTTCGCTTTCGACGGCGCCCATGAGCGCTGGCTGACCAGCCTGACCCACGGCGCCTCGTTGCTGATCCGCGATGACAGCCTGTGGACGCCGGAGCAGACCTACAACGCCATGATTGAACACGGCGTGACGGTGGTCGCGTTCCCGCCGGTGTACCTGCAACAACTGGCCGAACACGCCGAGCGCGTCGGCAACCCACCCAACGTGCGCATTTACTGCTTCGGCGGTGACGCGGTGCCGAACGCCAGTTTCGAGCGGGTCAAACGTGCGCTCGACCCGGACTACATCATCAACGGTTATGGCCCGACCGAAACCGTGGTCACGCCGCTGATCTGGAAGGCCGGTCGCGAGGTGCCGTGCGGTGCCGCTTACGCGCCTATCGGCAGCCGCATCGGTGATCGCAGCGCTTATGTGCTCGACGCCGATCTGAACCTGCTGCAGCAGGGCATGGCCGGTGAACTGTATCTGGGTGGCACGGGTCTGGCCCGGGGTTATCTGAATCGTCCGGGGCTGACCGCCGAGCGCTTTGTCGCTAACCCTTTCAGCAGCACTGGCGGCTTGCTCTATCGCACCGGTGACCTCGTTCGCCAGCGCGCCGACGGCACGTTCGACTATCTGGATCGCATCGACAATCAGGTGAAGATCCGCGGTTTCCGCATTGAGCTCGGTGAAGTCGAAGCCGCCCTGCAAGCGCTCGACGGCGTGCGTGAAGCAGTGGTCGTGGCCCAGGAAGGCAGCGCCGGTAGCGGCAAGCGTCTGGTTGCCTATGTGGTGGGCGATTCTGACCGCGCGGACTTCACTGAAGACCTGCGTGCGCAGCTCAAGGCTACCTTGCCGGCGCACATGGTGCCGGCGTATGTGTTGCGTCTGGAACGCATGCCGCTGACGCCGAACGGCAAGCTCGACCGCAAGAATCTGCCGAAACCGGATGTCAGCCAACTGCAACAAACCTATGTCGCCCCACAGAGCGCGCTGGAGCAACAACTGGCGACGATCTGGCAAGACGTGCTCAAGCTTGAGCAAGTCGGCATCAGCGACAACTTCTTTGAGCTGGGCGGCGATTCGATCATTTCGATTCAAGTGGTCAGCCGTGCGCGGCAGGCGGGTATTCGCTTTACGCCCAAAGACCTGTTCCAGCACCAGACCATTCAGGCGTTGGCCGTTGTCGCGCAGACGGGCGAAGCGTTGCAGTTGATCGATCAGCAACCGGTCACCGGCCGCACGGCGCTGTTGCCGATTCATCAGGAGTTCTTTGCTCAGTCGATTCCCGACCGTCATCACTGGAACCAGTCGGTGATGCTCAGGCCGAATCAGACACTGGATGCCCACGTGCTTGAACAAGCGCTGGATGCGCTGGTGTTGCATCACGACAGCTTGCGTCTGGACTATGTCGAGCAGGCGGATGGCTGGTCGGCGCAGTACCGCGACGTCGCAACCCAAGCGGGTGAAACCATCCTCTGGCAAGTCGATGTTGCCGACCTCGCAACGCTTGAGGTCTTGGGCGACAAGGCTCAGCGCAGCTTGCAATTGAGCGGTGGCTCGCTGATTCGCGCGGTGCTGGCGAACCTGGCCGATGGCAGCCAGCGCCTGTTGCTGATCGTCCATCACCTGGTGGTCGATGGCGTGTCGTGGCGGATTCTGTTTGAAGATCTGCAAAATGTTTATCGGCAGATTGCCGCGGGCCATACCGTGCAATTGCCGGCCAAGACCAGTGCGGTCAAAGCCTGGGCGGCGGCGTTGCAGGACTACGCGGCCAGCCCTGCGTTGCAGGCTGAACTGGGCTTCTGGCAGCAGCAGTTGCAAGGCGCTTCTGCCGCTTTGCCTTATGATCGTCGGAACGGCGGCCAGCAGCACGATCAGGCACTGACGCTTCACAGCAAGCTAGACAAATCTCTGACCCGACAGTTGTTGCAGGATGCGCCGGCGGCGTATCGCACCCAGGTCAACGATCTGCTGCTGACGGCTCTGGCGCGGGTGATGGTGCGCTGGACCGGTGCTGACCACGCGCTGGTATTGCTTGAAGGCCACGGTCGCGAAGATCTGTTCGACAGCGTCGACCTGACGCGCACTGTCGGCTGGTTCACCAGTGTGTTCCCGGCGCGACTCTCGCCGGTCGCAGAGCTGGGTGCGTCACTCAAGCAGGTCAAGGAACAACTGCGGGCGATTCCGCACAAAGGCATCGGCTTTGGTGCGCTGGCGCATCTGGGCGATGAGCAGGCTCGCCAGACCTTGCAAGCCTTGCCGGCACCACGCCTGACCTTCAACTATCTGGGCCAGTTCGACGGCAGCTTCGACGCCGCTGACGACGCGTTGTTCGCGCCGACCAGCGAGTCCGGCGGTGCTGAAGTCAATCTGCAGGGCCCGCTGGGCAACCCGCTGGCGCTGAACGGCAAAGTCTTCGGCGGTGAGCTGGACCTGAGCTGGACCTACAGCGGCGGGATGTTCGACGCGGCGACCATCCAGCGGCTGGCCGATGATTACGTGCAGGAATTGACGGCGCTGATCGGCCATTGCTGCGACAACGCCAACCGTGGCGTGACACCGTCGGACTTCCCGCTGGCGCAACTGTCGCAGACGCAGCTCGATGTGCTGGTTCTTGAACCGCAGTCCATCGACGACATCTATCCGCTGTCGCCGATGCAGCAGGGCATGTTGTTCCATACGTTGCTCGAACACGGCAACGGCGATTACATCAACCAGATGCGTCTGGACGTCGACGGCGTCGATCCGCAACGTTTCCGCGCGGCGTGGCAAGCGGTGGTGGATGCCCATGACATTCTGCGCACCGGGTTCTTCTGGCAGGGCAATTTGCCGCAACCGGTGCAAGTGGTGCTTCGTCAGGTCGAGGTGCCGTTCAGCGTGCTCGACTGGCACGGCAAAACCGGGCTGGACGCAGCGCTGCAAACGCTCGCTGACGAAGAACGTGCACTGGGTCTGGACCTGACCTGCGCGCCGCTGCTGC
The sequence above is drawn from the Pseudomonas sp. FP2196 genome and encodes:
- a CDS encoding non-ribosomal peptide synthase/polyketide synthase — translated: MNAEDSLKLARRFIGLPLEKRQMFLAALHKEGVDFARFPIPAGVEAEDRQALSYAQRRMWFLWQLDPHSGAYNLPGAVRLSGQLNRRALEQAFASLVERHETLRTVFERQADDNLLQVPAAAPLVINVEDFTGLPAVEREQAVVRAAEQQSVLPFDLAVGPLLRVTLLKLAEQEHVLLLTLHHIVSDGWSMNVLIDEFIRCYDAFDGGQQPQLAPLPIQYSDYALWQRRWLEAGEQARQLDYWQAQLGDEHPVLELPLDHSRPAMPSYRGTRYEFAVDAPLAEQLRNTAQQHQVTLFMLLLGAFNALLHRYTGQTDIRVGVPIANRNRGEIEGLIGFFVNTQVLRTQLDGQTRVDDLLRAIKETALGAQAHQDLPFEQLVEALKLERSLSHTPLFQVMYNHQPHVADVATLSTASGLALSSLDWQSRTTQFDLTLDTYEKGGKLHAALTYASDLFDAATIERMARHWLRLLTAMVADQSQRVGELPLLEADEQHTLVRLWNDTSTAYPIEQPIHQLIEAQVARTPDAPALVFGEQTLSYAEVDARANRLAHLLREQGVRADSLVGICAQRSLEMVVGLLAILKAGGAYVPLDPEYPQERLAYMIEDSGITLLLTQSALLAALPTDGVQVITLDQPGLLDGYSESRPEVCVDPLNLAYVIYTSGSTGKPKGAGNSHAALVNRLCWMQQAYALDASDSVLQKTPFSFDVSVWEFFWPLLTGARLVVAAPGAHRDPLQLIDTINRYGISTLHFVPSMLQAFIHEPGVETCTGLKRIVCSGEALPLDAQLQVFAKLPNAGLYNLYGPTEAAIDVTHWTCVDEGADSVPIGRPIANLRTHVLDAELLPVPSGVAGELYLGGAGLARSYHQRPALTAERFVPCPFHDGARLYRTGDRVRQRADGVIEYLGRLDHQVKLRGLRIELGEIETRLMQHPLVREAVVLVQGGKHLVAYLVLETAQPDEQWQQDVKAWLLGSLPEFMVPTYLLTLDKLPVTANGKLDRKALPQPDAAPQQAFVAPQDVLQKALAAIWEDVLGLERVGLEDNFFALGGDSIISIQVVSRARQAGIRVSPRDLFQYQTVRSLALVATLDNQTSVDQGPVTGAAVLGPIQQHFFSRTMPVREHWNQSLLLTPREPLNAQWLDAALAHVINHHDALRLRFVENAEGWQQSHGAPVASADVWQRDAESVEQLNALCNEAQRSLDLHNGPLLRALLVNLADGSQRLALIIHHLVVDGVSWRVLLEDVQQAYEQLAAGGGIQLPAKTTSFQSWTTRLESQASRFDTQLSYWKTQHQDAQDLPCERPQGSLQNLHGEKIEWRLDAERTRQLLQQAPAAYRTQVNDLLLTALARTISRWTQQPGTLIELEGHGREDLFDDVDLSRTVGWFTSLFAVNLSAADDLDGSIKSIKEQLRAVPDKGLGYGVLRYLAAPSVRAELAQLPPPRITFNYLGQFDRQFDDAALFVPSAETSGVAQDPAAPLANWLTVEGQVYGGELSMSWGFSREMFDSATVQKLVDDYASELHVLIEHCCTLQAAQATPSDFPLAQVTQAQLDALPVPAGQLDDLYPLSPMQQGLLFHTLYEQAAGEYINQLRVDVQGVDPERFRAAWQATVDAQDILRSGFVWQGELAQPLQIVHKQVQLPFTTLDWRSRDNQPAALAALADAERQQGFDLTCAPLLRLVLVQTGAEQWHLIYTHHHILMDGWSNSQLLGEVLQRYSGRTPVSGGGRYRDYIAWLQRQDGQLSQDFWSGQLAALQEPTRLARAATGGENLSGHSDQYLTLDVPRTQALEAFARQQKVTVNTLVQAAWLLLLQRYTGHEAVAFGATVAGRPADLPGIEQQVGLFINTLPVIGAPRPDQTVGHWLQAVQAQNLSLRDFEHTPLADIQRWAGQGGEALFDNILVFENYPIAQALSQAGQGLVFGDVGNLEQTHYALSVAVTLGQQLALHYSFDRGQFTSDVIEGISAHLLQLLEQFAVSAERNLGEIALASADEQARQQAENHPQPYPVDKGVHQRIAALAGENPQRTAVIFNGQRFSYGEIDQRANQLAHALIARGVGPETRVGVALPRSEAVIVALLAVLKAGGAYVPLDTSYPRERLAYLIEDSGLALLLSDSSVSAQLPVAESVPLLELDRLDLREWPINAPQVQLDPHNLAYVIYTSGSTGNPKGVSVAHGPLAMHCQAIGQRYEMRDSDCEFHFMSFAFDGAHERWLTSLTHGASLLIRDDSLWTPEQTYNAMIEHGVTVVAFPPVYLQQLAEHAERVGNPPNVRIYCFGGDAVPNASFERVKRALDPDYIINGYGPTETVVTPLIWKAGREVPCGAAYAPIGSRIGDRSAYVLDADLNLLQQGMAGELYLGGTGLARGYLNRPGLTAERFVANPFSSTGGLLYRTGDLVRQRADGTFDYLDRIDNQVKIRGFRIELGEVEAALQALDGVREAVVVAQEGSAGSGKRLVAYVVGDSDRADFTEDLRAQLKATLPAHMVPAYVLRLERMPLTPNGKLDRKNLPKPDVSQLQQTYVAPQSALEQQLATIWQDVLKLEQVGISDNFFELGGDSIISIQVVSRARQAGIRFTPKDLFQHQTIQALAVVAQTGEALQLIDQQPVTGRTALLPIHQEFFAQSIPDRHHWNQSVMLRPNQTLDAHVLEQALDALVLHHDSLRLDYVEQADGWSAQYRDVATQAGETILWQVDVADLATLEVLGDKAQRSLQLSGGSLIRAVLANLADGSQRLLLIVHHLVVDGVSWRILFEDLQNVYRQIAAGHTVQLPAKTSAVKAWAAALQDYAASPALQAELGFWQQQLQGASAALPYDRRNGGQQHDQALTLHSKLDKSLTRQLLQDAPAAYRTQVNDLLLTALARVMVRWTGADHALVLLEGHGREDLFDSVDLTRTVGWFTSVFPARLSPVAELGASLKQVKEQLRAIPHKGIGFGALAHLGDEQARQTLQALPAPRLTFNYLGQFDGSFDAADDALFAPTSESGGAEVNLQGPLGNPLALNGKVFGGELDLSWTYSGGMFDAATIQRLADDYVQELTALIGHCCDNANRGVTPSDFPLAQLSQTQLDVLVLEPQSIDDIYPLSPMQQGMLFHTLLEHGNGDYINQMRLDVDGVDPQRFRAAWQAVVDAHDILRTGFFWQGNLPQPVQVVLRQVEVPFSVLDWHGKTGLDAALQTLADEERALGLDLTCAPLLRLVLVRTATDRHHLIYTNHHILMDGWSSAQLLGEVLQHYRGEAVARPAGRYRDYIGWLQRQDNAAAEAYWLATLNNLQEPTRLATAIARPHDGLPSVGYGDHYQVLDADLTQRLGEFARAAKVTVNTVVQAAWLLLLQRYTGKDCVAFGATVAGRPADLPGAEAQIGLFINTLPVVAAPQAQQSLASWLQGVQAQNLASREFEHTPLADIQRWAGQGGDALFDSLMVFENYPIAEALERGAPQGLRFGAVANQEQTNYPLTLLVNMGAQLTVHFSYQRDSFAAASVAQLGAHLQRLLSQMTEAGERVLGDLNLIESTPGIAADFVTDLCIHQGIARQVAATPDALAVTFGSEQLTYAELDVQANRLAHKLIESGVGPEVRVGVAMPRSEQLLVALLAVLKAGGAYVPLDPNYPADRVAYMLEDSRARVLLTEQAIAATLSVPSETQVLLLDQVSLNSYSVVAPQTSVAPDNLAYVIYTSGSTGKPKGVAIAHRNVMALIEWSAKVYSRDDIQGVLASTSVCFDLSVWELFVTLANGGSLIIARNALELPQLAARDQVRLINTVPSAIAALQRAGQIPPSVRIINLAGEPLKQGLVDALYQQSTVEHVYDLYGPSEDTTYSTWTRRSAGGQARIGRALDHSNSHLLDADLHVVPQGVSAELYLSGAGITRGYLGRAAMTAERFVPNPLAANGERMYRTGDLIREREDGQLEYMGRIDHQVKIRGFRIELGEIEARLLAQPAVTEAAVLAVEGEAGAQLVAYVVAPPLDLYDGEAQRLLRDGLKTGLKSSLPDYMIPAHLLFLEQLPLTPNGKLDRKALPAVDASQMQAAYVAPHSELEQQVAAIWQQVLEVQRIGLNDHFFELGGHSLLAVNVVSRIALELGLTLTPQLLFQHPVLSDFVAHLDTGGGAINEQKLSKLEALLDDMEEV